ATCAAAAAACAATGTTTACATACGTAAACATTTGATGAGCAATGCATGGGGGAGTTTGTGACCCTTCAAGCCGATAGTTATtgaatttaaaacataaaaagtaaaggaaaaaaagtcGATAAGTTTTTACAATGAAGAATTGAAGATGGCCAACGAGAGTGAATCacattatttgttattattattattaagagaaTTACAAAAGATCAATTCAAAGAGAACGGAGCTGTTTAGGCTCAACTCAAACCCACAGTGCTTGGAATACTCCAAAGCGAAAAGGTTCGAATTTATTATGATAATTAAGAAGGTTGGAACTAATTGTCACACAAGCAAATTGGTCTGCATATGATATCTGGGTTAACACATCTTAAGTTTAACGTTTCACAAAGGACTTAAGCCATTTTGCAGACTTCTTGGGGATTCTGTTCAAGTTATTAAGATAATCTGTGTAAGCAAGCCCAAATCGAGCAGTGTAGCCTGACCCCATTTCCATGCAGTCCATTAAAGCCCACATGAAGTATCCATTTACGTTTACCCCCTTCCTGCACTCAAACAACAAATAATCTTTATGATGACTTTGTTTTATCGGACAAATTTGTTTTATGGGCCTATTTATGAATAATATTGGCTACCATCGAAAGCTACTTGTTAGTACTTAGCACTTAATTTGAACTTACTTCATGGCTTCTGAAATAGCAGAAAGATggcttttaatatatttaattcgCGCATTGTCTTCCAGTGCAGTCTTTATTGGGATAGTATCGTTTCGTTTCTCTGGATATCCTGTTTCAAAGCATGTATAACTTGATTATAtatcaagattaaaaaaaaacaaattgtgatgtttttttttctcttgattaatgttgaaaaaaaattaaggagcTATTTTACATTAATTACTAACCATTTTCAGTAACGTAGAACTTCGGATTGTTGTATTCTTTCTTCATATAAATCAATGCATCCCTTAACCCTTGTGGATAGATATACATTTGAGTGCTACCTGGTGTCTGGTTTAACAATGAAATGACATGTTCTTAGATGAGTCTTCAAGTCATTGAGTTTAATCAATGTGTAAAcaatttaaaatgaaacaatCTTACCCGATCACCAATGGGTTTCCCATTTCTATCAACTATGGCAAATGCAACAAACAGGAAAGATGGATTAGATAATACTATAGCTACCAAAATCATATCTATGCCATATTCAATTACAAGCTAAATTAAGATGTTTTGCTAAGGAAATCACAAAGTTTACCTTTGAGCTCAGCGTACTGGTATTGACTATAGGTAGAATAGTTATCATCTTTATCAAATTGGTGGGAAAGTGCGTATCTGGATGTATAATAATTGACACCAATAAAATCAAAGGACCCTTTCACTAAATCCTTCTCAACTTCTGTGAATTCTGGAAGTCCATCCCTTATCAAAGCCTTCATGATGAATGGGTAATCTCCAAACACTAATGGTTCCATAAACCTATACATATAATAGAGGGGAAAattagacatgatttttttttattatcaaaaggATTTGATTATATGTGACTGTGTGTGTTTTATTGACAGTGATAAATATTCTAACCATCCAACCAGGAAGTCAAATGCTCTCTTGGCTGCATCTTTATCATGAAGTGTATCTCCATATGGCTCAAACCATTGTACCATTTGCGAAGCACCGATTTCTCCCCCTTGAGTTGGCTacgaataaaataaaataaaataacataaattatataaataacgTTGTATAGAAACAAAATGGGTGTCAGCTTATGATTGTCCTATTGGAAATTAATTCTACAaaacgaaaaaagaagaagatgattttACCTGGTATTTTTCTTTGTAGTGTTTTGCAGCTGCGGCATGGGCTAATATAATGTTATGGCTAGAAAGGTATGGATCTGTTGCAGGTTTTGGATTTGGGTTCCTAGTTTCATAGCCGTACGGCCCAAATATTTGTGGCTCATTGATAGTAGTCCAGTACTTCACTCGGTcaccaaaattttggaaacaaATGTCGGCATAGGCTTTAAAATCATCCCTATTATTAATAGTACGTAACATCCAAGTACACATACAGCACTgattaataattattatcatAGGAAATATTGGTAGTTGAAATAAGAAGTTTGATCAACTGGATCACATGAACCTACACAGTCTGTCTGCTCAAGAAGCCCTCGTATTTGTCTTGCAGTGCTTGAGGTAAGTCAAAGTGGAAGAGTGTCACAAATGGGGTTATCCCTGCATGGAGAATTCAGAGTCTCAGTTTTTGAGCAGTTGAAAAGTAAACtggtttgaaaaattttaattaggaACAAAAACTGGTCCTTGCATATATGAAGCACAAGCAGCTACTAAGGTTGTAAAGTCAAATATTGGTTCATACCATTTTTTATCAGTTCATTAATAAAACTGTTGTAGAAATTGATGCCCTCTTGGTTTACTCCACCAGCAACGGTCCCATCTGCATGCAAGTTGATTATATAAATAGAACataaattttctcttcttttctttcgaAATATTTTGTTGATTTGAGGGTGGCatattttgaagaagaaagtaCCAGGGAGGATTCTTGACCAGGAAATGGAAAATCTGTAAGTGTCTGCCCCCATATATTTCAGCAGTTGCACGTCCTCCTGTGACACCAACcaattagagaaagaaagaaaaacacactATAAGCAACAAATTGGTGACCAGAAAATGACAACAATTTACACAAGCTTATTTTCTGAATTTACGTTCGTGCAAAAACTTGTTCTGCTTATAAAGCTTTCATTACTGTTACAAAGAAGATTGAGAATCCGGGCTACACATTAGCAACATTTCTAATTGGAACTTCATGATTCAATAATGTATGTGTATAGTGTgacatattatttaaaattttaaataatgtaacaatagatatatttttagatttataatatatctaaattgatttataaaataaatccatTCTGAATAAGTATGATCACTTTTCATTCTGATAATAAACAACAAATAATTCCTTTTGGTCGAACTTAGGAAATGATATGTGATGAGCATGAGATCTAAAAAAGGTCAAACTTTTGAAATACATGGGTAGTGCTTAAGTGCTTTAATTATATTCTATCTTTAGTTTTCTTGCTTTGACCATTTGTAGAGTAGAGTTGTTTTTATCATATCTTAATAATTATGTAGCAATATTCATACATACTTTGTAACGATGGTATGAATCAACTGCTCTGTCCTTGTCTCCAATCCCGTCATCGATATTATGATCCCAGGTGCTTGGTCCTCTCCCTCCTTCGTCACCTGCTCCTTCTGTCTGCACCATGTCAGTACATGTCAACTATTTATGCAACACAAGTATTCTAtattaaatccaagttgttaattagatttattatgaatagtatttggttaaacaaacaaacatcaatatcatacacaatagaatagtaaaaaacacAGGATATGATGGTCtaggaaaacaaattaaataaattagtttcacaaaaaaataaaataaaaaacctaaggggaaaccttcccaaaaagcaatcctCTATGGTAAAGAAAAGTTTAAGATCTAGTAAAAAAACATTTGTCTTAGACTCTACAACCCCAGAAGATGAACTTACAATAAAAATCTTCTACTGCATTCTACTGCATCAGagcctttgaactcttcaatatataaacacTCCACGAATGACTCACTTACAAACAATCGAAACCTCCGACTGACTCCAAGAACTTCCTGAAgatttttttcacaatagtaAGTCTATGGTGGTTGCTATGGCTTCTACTTCTTCACCAAACGAActtcaaatttattttgaaactccTTGGTATGGTGAAATTGAAAGAACTTGGTTACAAAAACCCTAGCAGCACAAATGGCttgtttctttctctaaaaaaaaccttataatATTTGGCTTATAACGTCCTTTAAATACCAGTTCAAATGGATCTTGAATCAGGCTTCAAATGGAGAAGTTATGTGCTTTTTTCGTGTCACTAATTTTTGTTGAAACTCAAATCTTGATAGATTGAGAAGTATCAAGCCAGCTATCAAGGAGGTAGAAGGTGACTTAGAATGGCTAGATTGATTGAGATGTATTAAGGAGGTATCGAGATAGCTATCATAGGTATCAAGAGGTATTGAGCCAACTAATGAGGTATGTGttgaaattcatatttcttGAGCTTTTCTTTAGCAAATTTTGTGTCTTCAACTTAATCTTCAATTACAACTTTAAAACACATCAAAACTCAATAGAAGCACATAATTTTCATTTGCTTGACAATACCAAAACACATGAACCTTAGAATCTTCTCCTTTGTCAATACATGACAAAAcctcaattacaaaaatatcccAATTACAAAGAATGAATCCATATTCAACTAAACTAGCCTAATCTAACAACTTGTCCCGAGAAATCATAGCACAAACTAGGATTGATAGTTTTGATTGGCTTCATATTTGTCTTTTCTTAAAGCATAACAAACACATTATGTGCATTATGTGGAAAACAATTACAAATAATACACAAGTAAAGCTCAAGAATATGCATACCAATAAAAATTGGCACAAAACACCAAAGTACATAATGCTCCTCTTAAGTAAAaaaaacacatctcccccttacgAAAACATGTATTGCTCCCCTAACATGTAGAAAATCCAAATaccaattttctcccccttcttgtcatgattgacaaaaaGCTACAGTGTTACCAAGGAAACATAAAAGGGATCAAAAgggtacaaagaatccataaacaAACGTCAATAGAATGACAGCAAGATGCTATGGATACTAAGGGGACAACATATGGTAAATAAGAATGACACACTCATGGAATGCAAACAGATAAAACTCCCACTATAAAGAGCAAGGGTATAAAAACAACAttcttccatttaaaaaaaattatagaacaaTTAATGAGAAAAATCATTTTGAGGAGAAAAAtgaatcacaaaaaaaaaaaaaaaaaaaagattgcacATAGAATACCAATATTCTCCCTTTCATTTTATGCAAAtcttgacactatgtgacccatgAACAAAGGTATACAAACACTTCTAAGCATGATCATTTAAGACTATTTCatatgaaattaaaattcaagCATATAAGGGGTTTTCATGTGCTCAAGTCTTATAAACTCATATCAACctaaaatatagagaaaaagttatgaagattgtaaagttgtaatttacaactattttgtgttgactttaattccgtgccaaatttgattgtaattttctaAATCATATTTCCCtatatttatgtgggtttttaattgtaagggatgagtgtgaaaaaagtgtgaagactcaagcttaaaaCGATAAAGAAGTGGATTTGGCTTGTGCCTTATGAGAAGCTATCCCGCAAAAGAGTCACATGTAGAGCACATGAATGGAAGGTGAAGAGTTATGCCAGCCTGGAGGATTGTATCTCGCGGGTAAGGTCTTCCTGCAAAATACTCGCAAAACATTCTGTTAGGCAAAATATCATGTTTTGTTTTACCAAGACTTTactcacactatatataccctcattactcacatattgtaaggagtgcttttcagagagaaaaccctagaaaatacacttgagagttagagattgttatacccataaTCATTTATacatttccttgtggttttcctctactcctacctctccatctctaaatCCATGATAGGttgatagctcaaacacttaccacaccaaATTTGAGTGTCAAGTGAaattttggtgctgctgggaaacATTGGAAGGAGTCATTCATTAGCAAATGCAATCGGGTtgaattgcgggatccggaaaagctaaagaagacaaggTTTCGAGAAGTTAATTGGTAGCAAGAGTTTGAATGGCTCAAGTACATTAGGtaaactaggcttggagggtcttttgttattcatgtactccaacttattctcaagtggatcaatttaccgcttggagggcagcagagaggtttttctttgagttcttcattttcctctttgataacacgtctcggtgtaatcttgtatttgcatctctcttccctact
This genomic stretch from Castanea sativa cultivar Marrone di Chiusa Pesio chromosome 1, ASM4071231v1 harbors:
- the LOC142622914 gene encoding beta-glucosidase 13-like, producing MALNIALLDLSLYLFLYMALNLALTMRPSMADLGSLKKSETTIKSWKGHVVPPTTTLDEVLNGVQVVQPTTISKPKKVKRKDFPANFKFGCSTSALQTEGAGDEGGRGPSTWDHNIDDGIGDKDRAVDSYHRYKCVFLSFSNWLVSQEDVQLLKYMGADTYRFSISWSRILPDGTVAGGVNQEGINFYNSFINELIKNGITPFVTLFHFDLPQALQDKYEGFLSRQTVDDFKAYADICFQNFGDRVKYWTTINEPQIFGPYGYETRNPNPKPATDPYLSSHNIILAHAAAAKHYKEKYQPTQGGEIGASQMVQWFEPYGDTLHDKDAAKRAFDFLVGWFMEPLVFGDYPFIMKALIRDGLPEFTEVEKDLVKGSFDFIGVNYYTSRYALSHQFDKDDNYSTYSQYQYAELKVDRNGKPIGDRTPGSTQMYIYPQGLRDALIYMKKEYNNPKFYVTENGYPEKRNDTIPIKTALEDNARIKYIKSHLSAISEAMKKGVNVNGYFMWALMDCMEMGSGYTARFGLAYTDYLNNLNRIPKKSAKWLKSFVKR